Proteins encoded in a region of the Roseomonas haemaphysalidis genome:
- the fahA gene encoding fumarylacetoacetase: MNAPDRTHDPERRAWLPSAQAETDFPIQNLPFGIFSRGGEAPRGGVAIGDHVLDLRAGLDAGLLSGAAAEAAAGPSLNPLMALGRDAARALRHQLSDLLAEGSPVQGAAAALLVPMAEAQMHLPSRIANFSDFMVSREHSWRLGALKDVLAPLPPAFDHLPVAYHSRASSVRTSGEAVRRPNGQWMRKDGLYFGPTEALDYELELAIWLGGAENPIGTPVPMSRAPDRLFGYGLLNDWSARDVQRWEMPPLGPFLAKSLSTTVSPWVVTADAMIPFAIAAARRAEGVAAAPPHLDSDANRRAGGLSIALEAFLLTPRMRAEGAEPARITATDFATMSWTPAQMVTHHGSNGCNLLPGDLLGSGTCSGPTDGSEACLAEILLRGPVTLPNGETRRFLEDGDEVIFRGRAHAPGAVSIGFGECRAEILPAVPWPA; this comes from the coding sequence ATGAACGCTCCAGATCGCACTCACGACCCGGAACGCCGGGCGTGGCTCCCTTCCGCCCAGGCGGAAACTGATTTTCCCATCCAGAACCTTCCCTTCGGCATCTTCTCGCGTGGCGGGGAAGCGCCGCGCGGCGGCGTCGCCATCGGTGATCACGTGCTGGACCTGCGCGCCGGGCTCGATGCCGGGCTGCTGTCCGGAGCGGCGGCGGAAGCCGCGGCGGGACCCAGCCTGAACCCGCTGATGGCGCTGGGCCGCGATGCCGCCCGCGCCCTGCGCCACCAATTGTCCGACTTGCTGGCCGAGGGCAGCCCGGTACAGGGCGCCGCCGCCGCGCTGCTGGTGCCGATGGCCGAGGCGCAGATGCACCTGCCGTCGCGCATCGCCAACTTCAGCGACTTCATGGTGTCGCGCGAGCATTCGTGGCGGCTCGGCGCGCTGAAGGACGTGCTGGCACCGCTGCCGCCCGCCTTCGACCACCTGCCCGTCGCCTATCATTCCCGTGCCTCCTCCGTCCGCACCAGTGGCGAGGCGGTGCGGCGCCCCAACGGCCAGTGGATGCGCAAGGATGGTCTCTATTTCGGCCCCACCGAGGCGTTGGACTACGAGTTGGAGCTGGCCATCTGGCTGGGCGGCGCGGAAAACCCGATCGGCACGCCGGTGCCGATGTCGCGGGCGCCGGACCGGCTGTTCGGCTACGGGCTGCTGAACGACTGGTCGGCCCGCGACGTGCAGCGCTGGGAGATGCCGCCCCTCGGCCCCTTCCTGGCCAAGAGCCTGTCCACCACCGTCTCGCCCTGGGTGGTGACGGCGGACGCGATGATTCCCTTCGCCATCGCCGCCGCCAGGCGCGCCGAGGGCGTGGCCGCCGCGCCGCCACACCTGGATTCCGATGCCAACCGACGCGCGGGCGGCCTGTCCATCGCCCTGGAAGCGTTCCTGCTGACGCCACGCATGCGGGCGGAGGGTGCCGAGCCCGCGCGGATCACGGCCACCGACTTCGCCACCATGAGCTGGACGCCGGCGCAGATGGTCACGCACCACGGGAGCAACGGCTGCAACCTGCTGCCGGGCGACCTGCTGGGCAGCGGCACCTGCTCCGGCCCCACGGATGGTTCCGAGGCCTGCCTCGCGGAAATCCTGCTGCGCGGGCCTGTCACCTTGCCGAATGGCGAGACGCGTCGCTTTCTGGAAGATGGCGACGAGGTGATCTTCCGCGGCCGCGCGCATGCGCCGGGCGCGGTTTCCATCGGCTTCGGCGAATGCAGGGCGGAGATCCTGCCCGCCGTGCCCTGGCCCGCCTGA
- a CDS encoding retroviral-like aspartic protease family protein, protein MRIEPLMRRLAAWLFLGLLAGCAAGSDCMPSHGMALPIEWADNRPIVQATINGQPARLIFDTGASRTLLRQAAAQRLQLPAALTRSPWVVAVGGPTEVPMVAVSEMSVGPIQLSGLQLPTINTVERPNLRAWSADGWLGIDFLGYGDIDLDFARQQATLYPAAACQSTKPLWEDGYTTLPGVRQASGKVAVTVMLDGTPVQAILDTGAEISAVSSATARKLGFDPGANTREVKVFGISGRPVAGHLHRFSTIRVGSDIFNNPTFAIVELPADVEMLIGMNLLRGRRVWISYPNGAVSIAPRPSRAASRQSTGIGP, encoded by the coding sequence ATGAGGATTGAACCGCTGATGCGGCGGCTGGCTGCCTGGCTGTTCCTGGGGTTGCTGGCCGGTTGCGCGGCGGGCTCCGACTGCATGCCATCGCATGGCATGGCGCTTCCCATCGAGTGGGCCGACAATCGTCCCATTGTGCAGGCGACCATCAATGGCCAGCCTGCCCGGCTGATCTTCGACACCGGAGCATCCCGGACGCTGCTGCGGCAGGCGGCGGCGCAACGATTGCAGCTTCCGGCGGCGCTGACCCGTTCTCCCTGGGTCGTCGCGGTGGGTGGACCCACGGAGGTTCCCATGGTGGCCGTGTCGGAGATGTCGGTGGGCCCGATCCAGCTGAGCGGCTTGCAACTGCCGACGATCAACACCGTGGAGCGGCCCAACCTGCGGGCTTGGTCAGCCGACGGGTGGCTCGGCATCGATTTCCTGGGATACGGCGACATCGATCTCGACTTCGCCCGCCAACAGGCCACCCTGTATCCCGCCGCCGCCTGCCAATCCACGAAGCCGCTGTGGGAAGATGGCTACACCACGCTGCCGGGCGTCCGCCAGGCATCCGGCAAGGTCGCGGTCACGGTCATGCTGGACGGCACGCCGGTGCAGGCCATCCTCGACACCGGCGCGGAGATCAGCGCCGTCTCGTCTGCGACCGCCAGGAAGCTGGGCTTCGATCCAGGCGCCAATACCCGGGAGGTCAAGGTATTCGGCATCAGCGGCCGGCCGGTCGCGGGCCACCTTCACCGCTTCAGCACCATCCGCGTCGGCAGTGACATCTTCAATAATCCGACTTTCGCCATCGTGGAACTTCCTGCCGACGTAGAGATGCTCATCGGCATGAACCTCCTTCGCGGCCGCCGGGTCTGGATTTCCTACCCCAACGGCGCCGTCTCCATCGCGCCCCGCCCGAGCCGTGCCGCGAGCCGGCAGTCCACCGGCATCGGGCCGTGA
- a CDS encoding DNA polymerase III subunit epsilon translates to MTNASAPRLRVIDLETTGDSFSNGGVVEVGWQDLICQGDSTWALAGPPQARLVRPAFPISPVTSAIHHIVDEDVAGAPAWADVAPDVLQRDGPLALAAHRAAFEKRWCTPQLSGRARWICTYKCALRLWPDAPSHSNQGLRYWRRPAELDRATGLPAHRAGPDAYVTAHHLRDMLALASLDQLLRWSEEPALLVRVPSGALRGRRWEELEVAQLQRVLAGEWGQNTDMLFTARAELARRAGTGEAPPPAPRQMRLGV, encoded by the coding sequence ATGACCAATGCCTCCGCCCCGCGCCTGCGTGTCATAGATTTGGAAACCACCGGAGACAGCTTCAGCAACGGCGGGGTGGTGGAGGTCGGCTGGCAGGACCTGATCTGCCAGGGCGACAGCACCTGGGCGCTGGCTGGCCCGCCGCAGGCGCGGCTGGTGCGGCCTGCGTTCCCGATCTCCCCCGTGACCTCCGCCATCCATCACATCGTGGACGAGGACGTGGCCGGAGCACCGGCCTGGGCCGATGTGGCACCCGATGTATTGCAGCGGGACGGCCCGTTGGCGCTGGCGGCGCATCGCGCGGCCTTTGAAAAGCGCTGGTGCACGCCGCAACTCAGTGGCCGCGCCCGCTGGATCTGTACCTATAAATGCGCGTTGCGGCTTTGGCCGGACGCGCCGTCGCATTCCAATCAGGGCCTGCGCTACTGGCGCCGGCCGGCGGAGCTGGACAGGGCCACCGGCCTGCCGGCGCACCGCGCGGGGCCGGACGCCTATGTCACGGCCCACCACCTGCGGGACATGCTGGCCTTGGCGAGCCTGGACCAGTTGTTGCGCTGGTCGGAAGAGCCGGCGCTGCTGGTGCGCGTGCCCAGCGGGGCGTTGCGCGGCCGGCGGTGGGAGGAGCTGGAGGTAGCGCAATTGCAACGCGTGCTGGCCGGCGAATGGGGCCAGAACACCGACATGCTGTTCACCGCCCGCGCCGAATTGGCCCGGCGCGCCGGCACCGGTGAGGCGCCGCCGCCGGCGCCGCGGCAGATGCGCCTCGGCGTTTGA
- a CDS encoding Bug family tripartite tricarboxylate transporter substrate binding protein, giving the protein MRRALLAALALLGAVPAFAQAPATRYPERPVVMVMPYTPGAADVLIRAMSENFQKTLGQPLVLITRDGASGVVGMRSVAAAAPDGYTLGHTPMTAIVVQPHMVRATGTEPQNFEAVCGTNENVLGIVVRADSPVHTLPELVAEGRRRPMSYGSPGPNSLPQLGVWRVQRATGVEFNHVPYRGEAPHLNDTLGGRLDFSAAVVSSAAEMVQAGKMRLITVFSNRRHPDFPDVPTAREQGIDALQLSQVGIYAPRGTPAPVLDRLEEACRTALETPAVRQVLDTTRSPAAFMPRAALNAMLRDEYTTYGRILKELGVQPE; this is encoded by the coding sequence ATGCGCCGCGCCCTGCTGGCCGCACTGGCGCTGCTCGGCGCCGTGCCCGCCTTCGCCCAGGCGCCTGCCACGCGCTATCCGGAACGCCCGGTGGTGATGGTGATGCCCTATACCCCCGGCGCCGCGGACGTGCTGATCCGTGCCATGAGCGAGAACTTCCAGAAGACGCTGGGCCAGCCGCTGGTGCTGATCACGCGCGACGGCGCCTCCGGCGTGGTCGGCATGCGGTCCGTCGCCGCCGCGGCGCCGGACGGCTACACGCTGGGCCACACGCCCATGACCGCCATCGTGGTGCAGCCGCACATGGTGCGCGCCACGGGCACCGAACCACAGAACTTCGAGGCCGTGTGTGGCACCAATGAAAACGTGCTGGGCATCGTGGTGCGCGCCGACAGCCCCGTGCACACGCTGCCGGAGCTGGTGGCGGAAGGCAGGCGCCGGCCCATGAGCTATGGCAGCCCCGGCCCCAACTCGCTGCCGCAGCTTGGCGTGTGGCGCGTGCAGCGTGCCACGGGGGTGGAGTTCAACCACGTGCCTTATCGTGGCGAGGCGCCGCATCTGAATGACACGCTGGGCGGCCGGCTGGATTTTTCCGCCGCCGTGGTCAGCTCGGCGGCGGAGATGGTGCAGGCGGGCAAGATGCGGCTGATCACCGTCTTCTCCAACCGCCGCCATCCTGACTTCCCAGACGTGCCGACGGCGCGCGAGCAGGGGATCGACGCGTTGCAGCTCAGTCAGGTGGGGATCTATGCCCCGCGCGGCACCCCGGCCCCGGTGCTGGACAGGCTGGAGGAGGCCTGCCGCACGGCGCTGGAAACCCCGGCGGTGAGGCAGGTGCTGGACACCACCCGCTCGCCCGCCGCCTTCATGCCGCGCGCCGCGCTGAACGCCATGCTGCGCGATGAATACACAACCTACGGCCGCATCCTGAAGGAACTGGGTGTGCAGCCGGAATAG
- a CDS encoding cytochrome b, producing MTAAPHFSPMQRLLHWAMAICILVMLFIGVGMVSTISTRYLALVSVHKPLGIAILVLALLRLALRLRRGAPPLPSDLPEPMRLAAKLSHVVLYGLMIAMPLIGWAMVSAEGMPVTLLGGLRLPAIVPQNLELFALLRNVHGYLAYAFFAVILLHIGAALFHALVRRDGVFQAMAPVPDRTAR from the coding sequence ATGACCGCCGCCCCGCACTTCAGCCCCATGCAGCGCCTGCTGCACTGGGCCATGGCGATCTGCATCCTCGTCATGTTGTTTATCGGCGTCGGCATGGTGTCCACCATATCGACGCGCTATCTGGCGCTGGTGTCAGTGCACAAGCCGCTGGGCATCGCCATCCTGGTGCTGGCGTTGCTGCGTCTCGCACTGCGGCTGCGGCGGGGCGCGCCGCCGCTGCCGTCGGACCTGCCGGAACCGATGCGGCTGGCGGCCAAGCTGTCGCATGTGGTGCTGTATGGATTGATGATCGCCATGCCGCTGATCGGCTGGGCGATGGTTTCGGCCGAGGGCATGCCCGTCACGCTGCTCGGCGGGCTGCGCCTTCCGGCGATCGTGCCGCAGAACCTCGAGCTCTTCGCGCTGCTGCGCAATGTGCATGGCTACCTCGCATATGCTTTCTTTGCTGTCATCCTGCTGCATATCGGGGCGGCCCTGTTTCACGCCCTGGTACGGCGCGACGGGGTGTTCCAGGCCATGGCGCCGGTGCCCGACCGGACCGCACGGTGA
- the wrbA gene encoding NAD(P)H:quinone oxidoreductase — translation MPDTVRLLIAFYSRSGSVERLAVAAAAAAEAAGATVRLRRAREVVDEATMRKSDGWLDNAQRQNALYEAPATADAEWADAILFGTPCYFGAMATELKAFFDQLGPQWKRGALAGKVGGAFATASWPHGGTEIVTFSLYAPMAHLGMVVVPTGYTDEAMLEAGSPYGASAIVGAENRPPRTEDLDAVRHQARRMCAIAGALLAADEMPNRKD, via the coding sequence TTGCCCGATACCGTCCGCCTGCTCATCGCCTTCTACTCCCGCTCCGGTTCGGTGGAACGCCTGGCCGTCGCGGCCGCGGCGGCGGCCGAGGCCGCGGGGGCCACGGTGCGCCTGCGCCGCGCCCGCGAAGTGGTCGACGAGGCGACAATGCGGAAATCGGACGGCTGGCTTGACAACGCCCAACGTCAGAATGCGCTGTACGAGGCGCCCGCGACAGCGGATGCCGAATGGGCTGATGCCATCTTGTTCGGCACACCCTGCTACTTCGGTGCCATGGCCACCGAGCTGAAGGCGTTTTTCGACCAGCTCGGCCCGCAATGGAAGCGTGGCGCCCTGGCGGGCAAGGTCGGCGGTGCCTTCGCGACGGCATCCTGGCCGCATGGCGGCACGGAGATCGTCACCTTCTCGCTCTACGCACCCATGGCGCATCTGGGCATGGTGGTCGTGCCCACCGGATACACGGACGAGGCGATGCTGGAAGCGGGTTCCCCCTACGGCGCCTCCGCCATTGTCGGTGCCGAGAACCGCCCGCCGCGCACGGAGGACCTGGACGCCGTGCGCCATCAGGCCCGCCGCATGTGCGCCATCGCCGGCGCCCTGCTCGCGGCGGACGAGATGCCCAACCGCAAGGACTGA
- a CDS encoding GntR family transcriptional regulator, which yields MAEAAAHRLRQDIVGGGLAPATRLRMRDLTQRYGVGATPLREALARLAAEGFVLLQGQKGFSVPPVTRAHLLDVTRSRQVVEPEALRLAMEAGGAAWEDGIVTALSLLRHEIGRRDPASEEWLDRYEARHHRFHRSLIAACPLPSLLRFCDDLYLQKTRYRRLMETAQQDWARMLEVHEVLAEAVLARAAEAAPMLAGHIGVTAEVVLALLGEDGE from the coding sequence TTGGCCGAGGCGGCGGCGCACCGGTTGCGGCAGGACATTGTCGGCGGCGGGTTGGCACCGGCCACCCGGCTGCGGATGCGTGACCTGACGCAGCGCTACGGCGTCGGCGCCACGCCTTTGCGGGAAGCGCTGGCGCGACTGGCAGCGGAAGGCTTCGTGCTGCTGCAAGGGCAGAAGGGGTTTTCGGTGCCCCCCGTCACCCGCGCCCACCTGCTGGACGTCACCCGCTCCCGACAGGTGGTGGAGCCGGAAGCGCTGCGGCTAGCGATGGAGGCGGGGGGCGCCGCGTGGGAAGATGGGATCGTCACCGCGCTGTCGCTTCTGCGCCACGAGATCGGCCGGCGCGACCCGGCGAGCGAGGAATGGCTGGACCGCTATGAAGCCCGGCACCACCGGTTCCACCGCTCGCTGATCGCCGCCTGCCCGCTGCCCTCGCTGCTGCGCTTCTGCGATGACCTGTATCTGCAGAAGACCCGCTACCGCCGGCTGATGGAAACCGCGCAGCAGGACTGGGCGCGCATGCTGGAGGTGCATGAGGTGCTGGCGGAAGCCGTGCTGGCCCGCGCGGCGGAGGCGGCCCCCATGCTCGCCGGCCATATCGGCGTGACCGCCGAGGTCGTCCTCGCCTTGTTGGGCGAGGACGGTGAATGA
- a CDS encoding catalase family peroxidase translates to MPPSPPPRSPLGAFVVIAVVLGGGAAAFAYTAGWLSPDRLSREKVLAALAPPDGPAPGHRRNHVKGICFIGSFAANGAGAALSRAPMLASGTYPVVGRMNLGGVSLSEPDAKARVRGLSLQFTAPDGAEWRTAMISAPFFPVATPDAFYALLQASASKEAGAMPAFAAAHPEIARFGAWAGSAPWTGSYAEERYNSLNSFIFTDAGGTDRVVRWSMRPEAQPVAVSPEALAARPPDFLNREIRQRLAAGPVRWTMQVTVAEPGDPVADPSQAWPDGRRSVDVGTLTVNTLQDEADGPCRDINYDPTVLPPGMRTSADPFPAARSSAYALSYERRAAEAAQYPHAASGARP, encoded by the coding sequence GTGCCGCCATCCCCCCCGCCACGCTCGCCGCTGGGTGCCTTCGTGGTCATTGCCGTGGTTCTGGGCGGCGGCGCCGCTGCCTTTGCCTATACCGCCGGGTGGCTGTCGCCGGACCGGCTGTCGCGGGAAAAGGTTCTCGCCGCGCTGGCCCCGCCGGACGGGCCGGCACCCGGGCACCGGCGCAACCACGTCAAGGGCATCTGCTTTATCGGCAGCTTCGCAGCCAATGGTGCCGGCGCGGCCCTGTCCCGCGCGCCCATGCTGGCGAGCGGCACCTATCCCGTGGTCGGCCGCATGAACCTCGGCGGCGTCAGCCTGTCGGAGCCGGATGCCAAGGCACGGGTGCGCGGGCTCAGCCTGCAGTTCACGGCGCCCGACGGTGCCGAATGGCGCACCGCCATGATCAGCGCGCCGTTCTTTCCAGTCGCCACGCCGGATGCCTTCTACGCGCTGCTGCAGGCATCCGCGAGCAAGGAGGCCGGCGCCATGCCGGCCTTCGCCGCCGCGCATCCAGAGATCGCCCGCTTCGGCGCCTGGGCCGGCAGTGCCCCCTGGACCGGAAGCTACGCCGAGGAACGCTACAACAGCCTGAACTCCTTTATCTTCACCGATGCCGGGGGTACCGATCGCGTGGTTCGCTGGTCCATGCGGCCCGAGGCTCAGCCCGTCGCCGTGTCGCCGGAAGCGCTGGCCGCCCGCCCGCCGGACTTCCTGAACCGAGAGATCCGCCAGCGCCTCGCCGCCGGTCCCGTGCGCTGGACCATGCAGGTAACGGTGGCCGAGCCGGGGGACCCTGTGGCCGACCCGAGCCAGGCCTGGCCCGACGGCCGCCGCAGCGTGGATGTGGGCACGCTGACGGTGAATACCCTGCAGGACGAGGCGGATGGCCCGTGCCGGGACATCAACTACGACCCCACGGTGCTGCCGCCCGGCATGCGCACCTCGGCCGACCCATTCCCGGCGGCGCGGTCCTCCGCCTATGCGTTGTCCTATGAGCGCCGTGCCGCGGAAGCCGCGCAATACCCCCATGCCGCCTCGGGAGCCCGTCCATGA
- a CDS encoding cyclase family protein gives MARQIIDISTVLKAGIASDPTHMLPAIEYRDHHQTAQSMADYMGVGLDALPEGEYAAVEQINLSTHNGTHMDAPYHFFSRMDEKLVPGGRPSMRIDEVPLDWCFQSGVKLDFRDKPDGHVVQPDEVEAELRRIGHELRPLEIVLVNTRAGSRYGEADFIDSGCGMGRAATLWLAERGVRVVGTDGWSWDAPFSHTRKRVQETGDASLIWEGHRAGREIGYCQMEKLANLEALPPHGFTVACFPMKIHRASAGWTRAVAILEDRA, from the coding sequence ATGGCCAGACAGATCATCGACATCTCGACCGTGCTCAAGGCCGGCATCGCCAGCGACCCAACGCACATGCTGCCCGCCATTGAATACCGCGACCACCACCAGACCGCGCAAAGCATGGCGGACTACATGGGCGTGGGCCTGGACGCGCTGCCCGAGGGCGAATACGCGGCGGTGGAGCAGATCAACCTGTCCACCCACAACGGCACGCATATGGACGCGCCCTACCACTTCTTTTCCCGCATGGACGAGAAGCTGGTGCCCGGCGGCCGCCCCTCCATGCGCATCGACGAGGTGCCGCTGGACTGGTGCTTTCAGTCAGGCGTGAAGCTGGACTTCCGCGACAAGCCCGATGGCCACGTGGTGCAGCCGGACGAGGTGGAGGCCGAGCTGCGGCGCATCGGGCATGAGTTGCGCCCGCTCGAGATCGTGCTGGTCAACACCCGCGCCGGCAGCCGCTATGGCGAGGCGGACTTCATCGACAGTGGCTGCGGCATGGGCCGCGCCGCCACGCTGTGGCTGGCCGAGCGCGGCGTGCGCGTGGTGGGCACCGACGGCTGGTCCTGGGACGCGCCCTTCAGCCACACCCGCAAGCGTGTGCAGGAAACCGGCGACGCCTCGCTGATCTGGGAAGGCCACCGCGCGGGGCGCGAGATCGGCTATTGCCAGATGGAGAAGCTGGCGAACCTGGAGGCGCTGCCGCCGCACGGCTTCACCGTCGCCTGCTTTCCCATGAAGATCCACCGCGCTTCCGCCGGCTGGACGCGCGCCGTGGCCATCCTGGAGGACCGCGCGTGA